The following proteins come from a genomic window of Bradyrhizobium paxllaeri:
- a CDS encoding biotin/lipoate--protein ligase family protein: MIARLGDTEQTLDLPPGYTLVALRELGDAFAHAREIAAEAGAGTLVWVRRYDLVEFAVVLEPDEPLASARRAFFAGMNALADAIAAHCPPEREVAFDWPDAVRFDAGLLGGGRLAWPTDCAEDAVPGWLVFGVILRAAAMAHIPEVQAASGVSLLSEGFEMVETDAIIESFSRHLMTAFDRWKERGFEAIARDYLERLPQRKAGERRGIDVNGDLLVRLAAGNAGPERSSLVDALARASWYDPQARGPKFE, encoded by the coding sequence GTGATCGCTCGTCTCGGGGATACGGAACAGACGCTCGATCTGCCGCCCGGTTATACTTTGGTCGCGTTGCGCGAGCTCGGCGATGCGTTCGCCCATGCACGCGAGATCGCGGCGGAGGCGGGGGCCGGGACGCTGGTATGGGTTCGCCGCTACGATCTGGTCGAGTTCGCGGTGGTGCTTGAACCGGACGAGCCGCTCGCCTCGGCGCGCCGGGCGTTCTTTGCCGGCATGAATGCGCTGGCGGACGCGATCGCCGCCCATTGTCCGCCGGAGCGCGAGGTCGCATTCGACTGGCCCGACGCCGTCAGGTTCGACGCCGGATTGCTCGGCGGCGGACGATTGGCCTGGCCCACGGATTGCGCCGAAGACGCGGTGCCGGGGTGGCTCGTGTTCGGCGTGATCCTGCGCGCGGCCGCGATGGCGCATATCCCGGAGGTGCAGGCGGCCTCGGGCGTGTCCCTGCTAAGCGAAGGTTTCGAGATGGTCGAGACCGATGCGATCATCGAAAGCTTCAGCCGCCATTTAATGACCGCGTTCGACCGCTGGAAGGAGCGCGGCTTCGAGGCCATCGCGCGGGATTATCTGGAGCGGCTGCCCCAGCGCAAGGCCGGCGAGCGCCGGGGCATCGACGTCAATGGCGATCTTCTGGTGAGGCTAGCTGCCGGCAACGCAGGGCCGGAGCGGAGCAGCCTCGTGGATGCGCTGGCGAGGGCCAGTTGGTATGATCCGCAGGCGCGGGGTCCGAAATTCGAATGA
- a CDS encoding DUF6505 family protein, whose protein sequence is MLKFPRTIRLDPSDTFVFERAAEPGEWAVSAAFVFWNRDPATLGQKQRVALRSGFLGIDSLGWSTLAVVTEASEAERQAMIERLAGHLMDKFGAPDANAARLAAEEEIAFAGSLCDHPPQTLLAVQRSVENGEIRERFRTLKPRLGVAGADRLHAHASAFTFHEVEGDDEPADEVDLRGLIRTDGKTTDRT, encoded by the coding sequence ATGTTGAAGTTTCCGCGAACCATCAGGCTGGACCCGTCAGATACCTTTGTTTTCGAGCGGGCGGCGGAACCCGGCGAATGGGCGGTTTCCGCCGCGTTTGTGTTCTGGAACCGGGATCCGGCGACGCTTGGTCAGAAGCAGCGCGTGGCGCTGCGTTCGGGCTTTCTCGGGATCGACAGTCTCGGATGGTCGACCCTTGCCGTCGTCACCGAAGCGAGCGAAGCGGAACGGCAGGCGATGATCGAGCGGCTCGCCGGGCATTTGATGGACAAATTCGGCGCGCCTGATGCGAATGCCGCGCGTCTTGCGGCCGAGGAGGAGATCGCGTTCGCAGGCTCACTGTGCGATCATCCGCCGCAGACCCTGCTGGCCGTGCAGCGTAGCGTCGAGAACGGCGAAATCCGCGAACGCTTTCGGACGCTGAAGCCGCGCTTAGGCGTCGCAGGTGCCGACCGGTTGCACGCCCATGCCAGCGCCTTTACCTTCCATGAAGTCGAAGGCGATGATGAACCTGCTGATGAGGTCGATCTTCGCGGGCTGATCAGGACCGACGGTAAGACGACGGATCGTACATGA
- a CDS encoding DUF6352 family protein, which produces MREFWVASGHHLTRRADHGGLVATPELIMAYLARPELMPPADACEAELRLHESLMADPLRPVSGADIAALADADARENWSFMMNFRDRLMAAPSLEAVYVALARKGAGDLPPIFLSQLCHLILRNALEGCDDPYVLRAAELFYRSQLAAIHEGTLLLADAEVIEAEQHAQHDLHSSPLTAMLQQPKSFGEMDVMDDENAWTYWSRSDAHAMVMNLGGNKKARAALCRVIERWIGHLLGIAVNVETIASIEDRDWRWFIGLDSEATRIGNALWRGERLEGDVAERIVALMRLSFEDARLVDERVGDKPVYLILAMGADKVVRLKPQNLVAGLPLAATANAT; this is translated from the coding sequence ATGAGAGAATTCTGGGTCGCTTCGGGTCATCACCTCACGCGCCGCGCCGATCACGGCGGGCTGGTGGCGACGCCAGAGCTCATCATGGCCTATCTGGCGCGGCCCGAATTGATGCCGCCGGCCGACGCCTGCGAGGCCGAGCTTCGCCTGCATGAGAGCCTGATGGCCGATCCGTTGCGTCCTGTGTCGGGTGCCGACATCGCCGCGCTCGCCGATGCGGATGCGCGCGAAAACTGGTCCTTCATGATGAATTTCCGCGACCGGCTGATGGCGGCGCCGTCGCTCGAGGCAGTTTATGTCGCACTGGCCCGCAAGGGAGCCGGCGATCTGCCGCCGATCTTCCTGTCGCAATTGTGCCACCTGATCCTGCGCAACGCGCTCGAAGGCTGCGACGATCCCTATGTCTTGCGGGCGGCCGAATTGTTCTATCGCAGCCAGCTCGCGGCCATTCACGAAGGCACGCTGCTGCTGGCCGATGCCGAGGTCATTGAGGCGGAGCAGCATGCCCAGCACGACCTGCATTCGTCGCCGCTGACGGCCATGCTGCAGCAGCCCAAGTCCTTTGGCGAGATGGATGTCATGGACGACGAAAACGCCTGGACCTATTGGTCGCGGTCGGACGCGCATGCGATGGTGATGAATCTCGGCGGCAACAAGAAAGCGCGCGCCGCCCTGTGCCGGGTCATCGAGCGCTGGATCGGTCATTTGCTTGGGATTGCCGTCAACGTCGAAACGATTGCCTCGATCGAGGATCGCGACTGGCGCTGGTTCATCGGCCTCGACAGCGAGGCGACGCGGATCGGCAACGCACTGTGGCGCGGCGAGCGGCTGGAGGGTGACGTTGCCGAGCGCATCGTGGCCCTGATGCGGCTGAGTTTCGAAGATGCGCGGCTGGTGGATGAGCGGGTCGGCGACAAGCCGGTCTATCTCATCCTCGCCATGGGGGCGGACAAGGTGGTGCGGCTGAAGCCGCAAAATCTGGTCGCGGGCTTGCCGCTTGCGGCGACCGCGAACGCCACATGA
- a CDS encoding DUF3305 domain-containing protein, which yields MTEASREVGVVVRRRSIDNPWVDQLWSPAMILDEVPATAPWTALSTEADATTYYAGAASIDLFSAETANYRDNLADGAPRIWVALRRQDGGAELELTKVTADPTEGEAMFESGCDVIGTVPMPPEIAAWIAAFVDQFHVERVFHKRKRDRASGDRPRVPGGGPDERTGRK from the coding sequence ATGACCGAAGCATCCCGGGAGGTCGGCGTCGTGGTGCGACGCCGTTCGATCGACAATCCCTGGGTCGACCAGTTGTGGTCGCCGGCGATGATTCTGGACGAGGTGCCCGCGACCGCGCCGTGGACCGCGCTGTCCACCGAGGCCGATGCGACGACCTATTACGCCGGCGCGGCCAGCATCGATCTGTTCAGTGCGGAGACGGCGAATTATCGCGACAACCTCGCCGATGGCGCGCCGCGCATCTGGGTGGCGTTGCGGCGCCAGGACGGGGGCGCTGAACTTGAGCTGACGAAGGTCACCGCCGACCCGACCGAAGGGGAGGCGATGTTCGAAAGCGGCTGCGACGTGATCGGCACCGTGCCGATGCCGCCGGAAATCGCCGCATGGATTGCCGCCTTCGTCGATCAATTCCATGTCGAGCGCGTGTTCCACAAGCGCAAGCGGGATCGCGCCAGCGGCGATCGGCCGCGTGTGCCCGGCGGCGGGCCGGATGAGAGGACGGGTCGCAAATGA
- a CDS encoding DUF3306 domain-containing protein: MSGPDEADRDKGFLARWSQRKQEAKQPEPKPDVPVAESVEASDPPAAKPEDAEPEFDLSTLPKLEELTETTDITAFLRKGVPEHLRNAALRKSWALDPAIRNYVNPALEYAYDWNAPGGVPGGGELGPGVDVARLVSQIMGGPAAETIGSDPNSSAEAASTPAEPSELGLSAKPQEAFPVETLRRSNESTEETAIASKAEDDAVEPAPAGASEPPRTVAPQQPVRRHGTAKPIV, translated from the coding sequence ATGAGTGGTCCAGACGAGGCCGACCGGGACAAGGGCTTTCTGGCGCGATGGTCGCAGCGCAAGCAGGAGGCAAAACAGCCCGAGCCGAAGCCGGACGTGCCGGTCGCCGAAAGCGTCGAGGCGTCAGATCCGCCGGCAGCAAAACCCGAAGACGCCGAGCCGGAGTTCGATCTTTCGACTTTGCCAAAGCTCGAGGAGCTGACGGAGACCACCGATATCACCGCCTTCCTTCGCAAGGGCGTTCCCGAACATTTGCGGAATGCGGCCTTGCGAAAATCCTGGGCGCTCGATCCTGCGATCCGCAATTACGTCAACCCTGCACTCGAATATGCCTATGACTGGAACGCGCCGGGCGGGGTGCCCGGCGGCGGCGAACTGGGCCCCGGCGTCGATGTGGCGCGGCTGGTCTCGCAGATCATGGGCGGACCTGCGGCCGAAACGATCGGTTCCGATCCAAATTCCTCGGCTGAGGCGGCAAGCACTCCGGCAGAGCCATCCGAGCTCGGCCTTTCGGCAAAACCCCAGGAAGCTTTTCCGGTGGAGACCCTCAGGCGGTCCAACGAATCGACGGAAGAAACGGCAATTGCTTCAAAAGCCGAAGATGATGCCGTGGAACCCGCCCCGGCCGGTGCGTCCGAGCCGCCAAGGACTGTTGCGCCGCAGCAACCAGTGCGACGTCATGGCACCGCGAAACCGATTGTTTAG
- a CDS encoding molecular chaperone TorD family protein, which translates to MRDAGLELAIKAAGGVGSLARGLGIAQPSVSAWARIPAERVLAVEALTQVNRFVLRPDLYGSSEAKVTPKSDIDEIDQLRAAEYGLLSFLLGKAPDADTLKRVATLKGDGSDLGMAHVELASAAAATDDRAVSKEFFDLFIGLGRGELLPYASYYLTGFLHERPLARVREDLRALGIERAGTSREPEDHIAILLEVMAGLARGDFEAEFAEQASFFERHLKPWAARMFADLEMSQSARFYRAVGRAGRVFMELESEAFTLSE; encoded by the coding sequence ATGCGTGATGCCGGGCTGGAATTAGCAATCAAGGCAGCAGGTGGCGTCGGGTCGCTGGCGCGCGGGCTGGGCATTGCGCAGCCGTCGGTGTCGGCGTGGGCGCGCATTCCCGCCGAGCGGGTTCTTGCGGTCGAGGCCCTGACGCAGGTGAACCGTTTCGTCCTGCGGCCCGATCTCTATGGATCATCCGAAGCTAAAGTGACCCCGAAATCCGACATCGACGAGATCGACCAACTGCGCGCCGCGGAATACGGCCTGCTGTCGTTCTTGCTTGGCAAGGCGCCCGACGCGGACACGCTGAAGCGGGTTGCCACGCTGAAGGGCGACGGCTCCGATCTCGGCATGGCGCATGTCGAACTTGCATCCGCGGCGGCGGCGACGGACGATCGCGCGGTCAGCAAGGAATTCTTCGATCTCTTCATCGGGCTCGGGCGCGGCGAACTGCTGCCCTATGCCTCCTATTATCTGACCGGCTTTCTCCACGAGCGTCCGCTGGCGCGGGTGCGCGAGGATCTGCGCGCACTCGGGATCGAGCGCGCGGGCACCTCGCGGGAGCCGGAAGATCACATCGCAATCCTGCTCGAGGTCATGGCTGGTCTCGCACGCGGCGACTTCGAGGCCGAATTCGCCGAACAGGCAAGTTTCTTCGAGCGACATCTCAAGCCATGGGCGGCGCGGATGTTCGCCGATCTGGAGATGTCGCAATCGGCGCGCTTCTACCGCGCCGTCGGCCGTGCCGGCCGTGTCTTCATGGAATTGGAATCCGAAGCCTTCACGCTGTCCGAGTGA
- a CDS encoding formate dehydrogenase subunit alpha encodes MLMKRKDGSAGRARLQGIAAGLASGVLDRRTFLRRSGLAAGAGAAIGLMPLGSVRKAQAGPEKVGAPTEIRKNICTHCSVGCTVIAEVQNGVWVGQEPAWDSPINRGSHCAKGAAVRELVHGDRRLKYPMKLVNGEWQRVSWDVAINEIGDKMMEIRGKSGADSVYLLGSAKFSNEGGYLFRKFAAFWGTNSIDHQARICHSTTVAGVANTWGYGAMTNSYNDMRNSKTIVFMGSNAAEAHPVSLQHILSGKELNRANVFVLDPRFTRTAAHATEYVRFRGGTDIAVIWGMLHHIFNNGWEDKEFIKQRVYGMDQIRAEVAKWTPEEVERVTGIPGEQLKKVAETFAKQKPSAFVWCMGGTQHTVGTANVRAYCNLLLATGNVGGFGSGANIFRGHCNVQGATDIGLDIVTLPLYYGLVEGAWKHWARVWEVEYDYLQSRFDEVPAKGGRPARTRKQNMELPGIPWTRWFDATLSNPDDVDQRDAVKGVVIMGHGGNTVPRMTEMVKGLEKLELLVVADPHPTTFAAISDRKNGTYLLPACTQFETSGSRTASNRSLQWGEQIVKPIFESKDDYEIIYRLSEKLGFADKMFKNIKVENKRPSPEDLLREINLGGLSTGYSGQSPERLKAHMKNQGKFDLVTLRAKADEPEIGGDYYGLPWPCWGTPKIRHPGTHTLYNTNLHAKDGGGTFRARFGVVYEEKQPDGSVKNVNMLSEGSYSKGSELTDGYPEFTYGVLKKLGWDKDLTADELATIQKIGGNNPDGVGWAVDLSGGIIRVTLEHGVMAYGNGKARAVAWNLPDPVPVHREPIYTARPDLVAKYPTRPDGRQFRMANLGFSIQKAAVEKGLAKQFPIILTSGRLVEYEGGGEETRSNKWLAELQQDMFVEVNTSDAAERGIKDGGWVWVYGPENSSKARVKALVTDRVGKGVAFMPFHFSGWFQGVDQRGKYPKGADPIVLGESVNTITSYGYDPVTGMHEGKVTLCQIQAA; translated from the coding sequence ATGTTGATGAAGCGAAAAGATGGATCCGCGGGCAGGGCGCGTTTGCAGGGAATCGCTGCCGGCCTCGCGTCGGGAGTTCTCGACCGCCGTACGTTTCTGCGGCGGTCTGGTCTGGCGGCCGGTGCAGGCGCTGCGATCGGCCTGATGCCGCTCGGCTCGGTGCGCAAGGCGCAGGCGGGGCCTGAGAAGGTCGGCGCGCCGACCGAAATCAGAAAGAACATCTGCACGCATTGCTCGGTCGGCTGCACCGTGATCGCCGAAGTGCAGAACGGCGTCTGGGTCGGCCAGGAGCCGGCGTGGGACAGCCCGATCAACCGCGGCTCCCATTGCGCCAAGGGCGCTGCCGTGCGCGAGCTCGTCCATGGCGACCGCCGCCTGAAATATCCGATGAAGCTGGTCAACGGCGAGTGGCAGCGGGTCTCGTGGGACGTGGCCATCAACGAGATCGGCGACAAGATGATGGAAATCCGCGGCAAGTCGGGCGCCGATTCCGTCTATCTGCTCGGCTCCGCGAAATTCTCCAACGAGGGCGGCTACCTGTTCCGCAAGTTCGCGGCGTTCTGGGGCACCAATTCGATCGATCACCAGGCCCGCATCTGTCATTCGACCACCGTCGCCGGCGTCGCCAATACCTGGGGCTACGGCGCGATGACGAATTCCTACAACGACATGCGCAACTCGAAGACGATCGTCTTCATGGGATCGAATGCGGCCGAAGCCCATCCGGTGTCGCTGCAGCACATCCTCTCCGGCAAGGAGCTCAACCGCGCCAACGTGTTCGTGCTCGATCCGCGCTTTACCCGCACCGCGGCCCACGCCACCGAATATGTCCGCTTCCGCGGCGGCACCGATATCGCCGTGATCTGGGGCATGCTGCACCACATCTTCAACAATGGCTGGGAAGACAAGGAATTCATCAAGCAGCGCGTCTACGGCATGGACCAGATCCGCGCCGAAGTCGCGAAGTGGACGCCGGAAGAGGTCGAGCGTGTCACCGGCATTCCCGGCGAGCAGTTGAAGAAGGTTGCCGAGACCTTTGCCAAGCAGAAGCCATCGGCCTTTGTCTGGTGCATGGGCGGCACCCAGCACACGGTCGGCACCGCCAACGTGCGTGCCTATTGCAACTTGCTGCTGGCGACCGGCAATGTCGGCGGTTTTGGCAGCGGCGCCAACATCTTCCGCGGCCACTGCAACGTGCAGGGCGCGACCGATATCGGCCTCGATATCGTGACGCTGCCGCTTTACTACGGCCTCGTTGAAGGTGCCTGGAAGCACTGGGCGCGCGTCTGGGAGGTCGAATACGACTACCTGCAATCGCGCTTCGACGAAGTCCCGGCGAAGGGCGGCCGTCCGGCACGCACCCGCAAGCAGAACATGGAGCTGCCGGGCATCCCGTGGACCCGCTGGTTCGATGCGACGCTCTCTAATCCTGACGACGTCGACCAGCGCGACGCCGTGAAGGGCGTGGTCATCATGGGCCATGGCGGCAACACCGTGCCGCGCATGACCGAGATGGTGAAGGGCCTCGAAAAGCTCGAACTGCTCGTGGTCGCCGATCCGCATCCGACCACCTTTGCCGCGATCTCCGACCGCAAGAACGGCACTTATCTGCTGCCGGCCTGCACCCAGTTCGAGACCTCGGGTTCGCGCACCGCGTCCAACCGCTCGCTGCAGTGGGGCGAGCAGATCGTCAAGCCGATCTTCGAATCGAAGGACGATTACGAGATCATCTACCGGCTGTCGGAAAAGCTTGGCTTCGCCGACAAGATGTTCAAGAACATCAAGGTCGAGAACAAGCGGCCATCGCCGGAGGACCTGCTGCGCGAAATCAACCTCGGCGGCTTGTCGACCGGCTATTCCGGCCAGTCGCCGGAGCGGCTGAAGGCGCACATGAAGAACCAGGGCAAGTTCGACCTGGTGACCTTGCGCGCCAAGGCGGACGAGCCCGAAATCGGCGGCGACTATTACGGCCTGCCGTGGCCGTGCTGGGGTACGCCGAAGATCCGGCATCCGGGCACGCATACGCTCTACAACACCAACCTTCATGCCAAGGATGGCGGCGGCACGTTCCGCGCGCGCTTCGGCGTGGTCTATGAAGAGAAGCAGCCGGACGGTTCGGTGAAGAACGTCAACATGCTGTCGGAAGGCTCCTACAGCAAGGGCTCCGAACTGACCGATGGCTACCCCGAGTTCACCTACGGCGTGCTCAAGAAGCTCGGTTGGGACAAGGACCTCACCGCGGACGAGCTTGCCACCATCCAAAAGATCGGCGGCAACAACCCGGATGGCGTCGGCTGGGCGGTCGATCTGTCCGGCGGCATCATCCGCGTCACGCTGGAGCATGGCGTGATGGCCTATGGCAACGGCAAGGCCCGCGCAGTGGCGTGGAATCTGCCCGACCCCGTGCCTGTTCATCGCGAGCCGATCTACACGGCGCGGCCTGATCTGGTCGCGAAATATCCGACGCGTCCGGACGGGCGTCAGTTCCGCATGGCCAATCTCGGCTTCTCGATCCAGAAGGCCGCGGTGGAGAAGGGACTGGCCAAGCAATTCCCGATCATCCTGACCTCGGGACGCCTCGTCGAGTACGAAGGCGGCGGCGAAGAAACCCGGTCGAACAAATGGCTCGCCGAATTGCAGCAGGACATGTTCGTCGAGGTCAACACCTCTGACGCCGCCGAGCGCGGCATCAAGGACGGCGGCTGGGTCTGGGTCTACGGCCCGGAAAACAGCTCGAAGGCCCGCGTCAAGGCGCTCGTTACCGACCGTGTCGGCAAGGGGGTGGCGTTCATGCCGTTCCACTTCTCCGGCTGGTTCCAGGGCGTCGACCAGCGCGGCAAATATCCGAAGGGTGCCGACCCGATCGTGCTCGGCGAAAGCGTCAACACGATCACGTCCTACGGCTATGACCCGGTCACCGGCATGCACGAGGGCAAGGTGACCCTGTGCCAGATTCAAGCGGCGTGA
- the fdh3B gene encoding formate dehydrogenase FDH3 subunit beta translates to MARVKFLCDADRCIECNACVTACKNEHEVPWGINRRRVVTINDGKPGERSVSMACMHCTDAPCAAVCPVSCFYTTADGVVLHSKDLCIGCGYCFYACPFGAPQYPKVGNFGSRGKMDKCTYCAGGPEADSTPAEYAKYGANRLAEGKLPICAEMCSTKSLLAGDGAIIAEIYKERVMKRGYGSGMWGWKTAYSDSPTG, encoded by the coding sequence ATGGCTCGCGTCAAATTTCTTTGTGATGCCGACCGTTGCATCGAGTGCAACGCCTGCGTGACGGCCTGCAAGAACGAACATGAAGTGCCGTGGGGCATCAATCGCCGCCGCGTCGTCACCATCAATGACGGCAAGCCCGGCGAACGTTCGGTCTCGATGGCTTGCATGCACTGCACGGATGCGCCGTGCGCCGCGGTGTGCCCGGTGTCGTGCTTCTACACCACCGCCGATGGCGTGGTGCTGCACTCCAAGGACCTGTGCATCGGCTGCGGCTACTGCTTCTACGCCTGTCCGTTCGGCGCGCCGCAATATCCGAAGGTTGGCAACTTTGGATCGCGCGGCAAGATGGACAAGTGCACCTATTGCGCGGGCGGGCCGGAAGCCGACTCGACACCGGCCGAATACGCCAAATACGGCGCCAACCGTCTGGCCGAAGGCAAGCTGCCGATCTGCGCCGAGATGTGCTCGACCAAGTCGCTGCTGGCCGGAGACGGCGCGATCATCGCCGAAATCTACAAAGAGCGGGTGATGAAGCGCGGTTACGGCTCAGGCATGTGGGGCTGGAAGACGGCCTACAGCGACTCACCGACCGGCTGA
- a CDS encoding formate dehydrogenase subunit gamma, with amino-acid sequence MPGSLSILRFAAFKPLFAAFALLFMLAHPAAAQISFKPTAEAVQEDKLLNALKEGDKISGRVSIPDGNAANLIQPAGRDWRDFQRSKLPWIGGIAILGMLAVLAIFLMVRGRIRVQQGFSGRTILRFNSFERFVHWLTASCFVILALSGLNVSFGRTLVLPLFGPDAFAAMSAWAKLAHNYLAFPFMLGVLIMFLIWIKNNIPGKLDLEWIKQGGGLLSNGKHPPAKRFNAGQKGIFWIVIIGGALMSVSGWFLLFPYLPGNVTALQFWTVIHAIIAMLFIAAMLAHIYIGSVGMEGAFDAMGTGEVDVNWAKEHHALWVEEEQAKGRAPSDSTPRAVPAE; translated from the coding sequence ATGCCAGGCTCACTTTCAATTCTCAGGTTCGCGGCCTTCAAACCGCTGTTCGCCGCGTTCGCCCTGCTGTTCATGCTCGCGCATCCGGCGGCCGCGCAGATCTCCTTCAAGCCGACCGCCGAAGCCGTTCAGGAAGACAAGCTCCTGAACGCGCTGAAGGAAGGCGACAAGATCTCCGGGCGCGTATCGATTCCGGACGGAAATGCGGCCAATCTGATCCAGCCCGCCGGGCGCGACTGGCGCGACTTCCAGCGCAGCAAGCTGCCGTGGATCGGCGGCATTGCCATTCTGGGCATGCTTGCCGTGCTGGCGATTTTCCTGATGGTGCGCGGACGAATTCGCGTGCAGCAGGGGTTCTCGGGGAGGACGATCCTGCGCTTCAACAGCTTCGAACGCTTCGTCCACTGGCTTACGGCAAGCTGCTTCGTCATCCTGGCGCTCTCAGGTTTGAACGTCAGCTTCGGCCGCACCCTGGTCCTGCCCTTGTTCGGTCCGGACGCTTTTGCCGCCATGTCGGCCTGGGCCAAGCTTGCGCATAATTATCTGGCGTTCCCGTTCATGCTGGGTGTCCTGATCATGTTCCTGATCTGGATCAAGAATAACATCCCGGGCAAGCTCGATCTGGAGTGGATCAAGCAGGGCGGGGGGCTGCTGTCCAACGGCAAGCATCCGCCGGCCAAGCGTTTCAACGCCGGCCAGAAAGGCATCTTCTGGATCGTGATCATCGGCGGCGCGCTGATGTCGGTGTCCGGCTGGTTCCTGCTATTCCCGTATCTGCCTGGCAACGTCACCGCGCTCCAGTTCTGGACGGTGATCCATGCCATCATTGCGATGCTCTTCATCGCCGCGATGCTGGCGCACATCTATATCGGCTCGGTCGGGATGGAAGGCGCGTTCGATGCCATGGGGACCGGCGAGGTCGACGTCAACTGGGCCAAGGAGCATCACGCGCTCTGGGTCGAAGAAGAGCAGGCAAAGGGCCGCGCGCCTTCGGACAGCACGCCGCGAGCCGTGCCGGCCGAATAG
- a CDS encoding gamma-butyrobetaine hydroxylase-like domain-containing protein: protein MGASDVTLAWPVEIRLPKDRRSLRIAFDDSRTFDLPAELLRVTSPSAEVQGHSEAERKTVGGKRNVAIISVDPVGNYAVRIGFDDMHSTGIYSWAFLRDLGVNAERRFQDYLDDLKAKGLDRDRPGVR from the coding sequence GTGGGCGCGTCCGACGTCACGCTGGCGTGGCCGGTCGAAATCCGGCTGCCGAAGGATCGCCGTTCCTTGCGCATCGCCTTTGACGATAGCCGCACCTTCGACCTTCCCGCCGAATTGCTCCGGGTGACCAGCCCGTCCGCGGAGGTGCAGGGGCATTCCGAGGCCGAGCGCAAGACGGTCGGCGGCAAGCGCAACGTCGCCATTATTTCGGTCGATCCGGTCGGTAATTATGCCGTCAGGATAGGGTTCGACGACATGCACTCGACCGGCATCTACTCCTGGGCGTTCCTGCGCGATCTCGGCGTCAATGCCGAACGGCGCTTTCAGGATTATCTCGACGACCTCAAGGCCAAGGGGCTCGACCGCGACAGGCCGGGCGTACGCTGA
- a CDS encoding c-type cytochrome, whose translation MAGLIALPVCTTAALAQMRGHGGPVRALAISADGQSAISGSFDSTAIRWSLTRNAAEQVLRFHSDAVNAVALLGDKRAATAGADGRIAIWTFGKPEPDAVFEGHTAPIVALAVSPDGATLASASWDRTVRLWPLAGGAPRVLDEHTQNVNGVAFTPDGRALVSVSYDLSVRIWPLSGAQPPTVVAMPTPLNAVAAGTDGEIAVGGADGKVYFLTASGARAGEVAAGPRPVISIAISPDGAVVAAAGIGGTVAVIDRKTRTLARTLVGPGLPVWSVVFSPDSRMLLTGGADNIIRRWNAATGEPVDPILMETAGDPLAAYAGDRGAEVFRACVACHTLGADQANRAGPTLAGIFGRRIATAPGYNFSEALKQLDIVWTPETVSKLFEVGPQAYTPGTKMPEQRIGSEQDRAALVQFLQRATKQ comes from the coding sequence ATGGCCGGATTGATCGCGCTGCCGGTCTGTACAACGGCCGCTCTGGCGCAGATGCGCGGTCATGGCGGGCCGGTGCGGGCGCTGGCGATCTCGGCCGACGGGCAAAGCGCGATCTCCGGCAGCTTCGATTCGACCGCGATCCGCTGGTCGCTGACGCGCAATGCGGCCGAGCAGGTGCTTCGTTTCCATTCCGACGCCGTGAATGCAGTTGCGCTGCTCGGGGATAAACGCGCGGCAACCGCCGGCGCCGATGGGCGCATTGCGATCTGGACGTTTGGCAAGCCCGAGCCCGACGCGGTGTTCGAGGGGCACACGGCGCCGATCGTCGCGCTGGCGGTGTCGCCCGATGGCGCAACGCTGGCATCGGCCTCGTGGGATCGCACGGTGCGGCTCTGGCCGCTCGCGGGCGGGGCGCCGCGTGTGCTCGATGAGCATACGCAGAACGTCAACGGCGTGGCGTTTACGCCCGATGGCCGCGCCCTGGTCAGCGTCAGCTACGACCTCAGCGTTCGCATCTGGCCGCTGTCCGGCGCGCAGCCGCCGACTGTCGTTGCAATGCCGACTCCGCTCAACGCCGTGGCCGCCGGCACCGATGGCGAAATCGCGGTGGGGGGAGCCGATGGCAAAGTCTATTTCCTGACCGCAAGCGGCGCGCGTGCCGGCGAGGTTGCGGCAGGGCCAAGGCCGGTGATCTCGATTGCGATTTCGCCCGACGGCGCGGTTGTGGCCGCCGCGGGTATCGGTGGTACGGTCGCGGTGATCGATCGCAAGACGCGCACGCTGGCGCGCACGCTGGTCGGGCCGGGGCTGCCGGTCTGGTCGGTGGTCTTCTCGCCGGACAGCCGCATGCTGCTGACCGGCGGCGCCGATAACATCATCCGGCGCTGGAACGCGGCGACGGGCGAGCCGGTCGATCCGATTCTCATGGAGACGGCGGGCGATCCGCTCGCGGCCTATGCCGGCGATCGCGGCGCGGAGGTATTTCGCGCCTGTGTCGCCTGCCACACGCTCGGCGCCGATCAGGCCAACCGCGCAGGCCCGACGCTCGCCGGAATTTTCGGCCGGCGCATCGCGACCGCGCCGGGCTATAATTTTTCCGAGGCGCTCAAGCAGCTCGATATCGTCTGGACGCCGGAGACGGTTTCCAAACTGTTCGAGGTCGGGCCGCAGGCCTACACGCCCGGCACCAAGATGCCGGAGCAGCGCATCGGTTCGGAGCAGGACCGCGCCGCGCTGGTGCAATTCCTCCAGCGGGCGACAAAGCAATAA